A single genomic interval of Microbacterium sp. LWO14-1.2 harbors:
- the menD gene encoding 2-succinyl-5-enolpyruvyl-6-hydroxy-3-cyclohexene-1-carboxylic-acid synthase, giving the protein MDAAASLIAELVGHGVREVVLSPGSRSQALALAAVRAADEGALRVHVRIDERVAGFTALGLAREAGVPAAVICTSGTAVANLLPSALEAFHSGVPLLLLTADRPPELRGVGANQATIQPGMFSPWVRGEIDAPVPGDGDWTGLGARAISAAMGGDAPRGLPGVAGPVHLNLPSREPLSGELPVLPLVQGDAPPRAVGDAFVVERGPRTVVIAGADAGPDAEEIAHAGSWPLIAEIVSGARFGRHLVHGYRTLLGDPELGGRVERVVVLGHPTLSREVARLLSRPEVEVVAVRRGGEELDLNGRTTSVAAVSVAAGESDREWLGAWLTASASHVVDLSESAPDQSGLSSADPSARREAMQAELAAVRRPLDRELLVDAVWRATWPHDRLVFGSSRLVRVADAVLGGKKVPVHANRGLAGIDGTIATAVGVALASQAGGAPGVTRVLLGDLAFLHDVGSLLLPPDESEPRLQVIVGNDGGGTIFDGLEVAGTAGRAALDRAFYTPHTVRLEHLARAYGWEYQRITTRAALDQALTTPAGGRQLIEVPLSR; this is encoded by the coding sequence ATGGATGCCGCGGCATCCCTCATCGCGGAACTCGTCGGCCACGGCGTCCGCGAGGTCGTGCTCTCGCCCGGTTCCCGATCGCAGGCGCTGGCGCTCGCCGCGGTGCGAGCGGCTGACGAGGGCGCGCTGCGCGTGCACGTGCGGATCGACGAGCGCGTCGCCGGGTTCACGGCACTGGGACTGGCGAGGGAGGCCGGCGTCCCCGCCGCGGTGATCTGCACGTCGGGCACGGCTGTCGCGAACCTGCTCCCCTCGGCTCTCGAGGCGTTCCACTCCGGAGTCCCGCTGCTGCTGCTGACCGCCGATCGTCCGCCCGAGCTGCGCGGAGTCGGCGCGAACCAGGCGACGATCCAGCCCGGCATGTTCTCCCCGTGGGTGCGCGGCGAGATCGACGCGCCCGTGCCGGGTGACGGCGATTGGACGGGTCTCGGGGCGCGCGCCATCTCTGCGGCGATGGGCGGCGACGCCCCGCGCGGTCTTCCCGGAGTCGCCGGCCCCGTGCACCTCAACCTCCCCTCGCGCGAGCCGCTGTCCGGCGAGCTCCCCGTGCTTCCGCTGGTGCAGGGCGACGCGCCGCCGCGCGCCGTGGGCGACGCGTTCGTCGTCGAGCGCGGTCCGCGCACGGTCGTGATCGCCGGCGCGGACGCCGGGCCGGATGCCGAGGAGATCGCCCACGCCGGATCCTGGCCGCTCATCGCCGAGATCGTCAGCGGAGCGCGCTTCGGCCGCCACCTCGTGCACGGCTACCGCACCCTCCTCGGCGATCCCGAGCTCGGCGGCAGGGTCGAACGCGTGGTCGTGCTCGGGCATCCGACGCTCAGCCGCGAGGTCGCCCGACTGCTGTCGCGCCCCGAGGTCGAGGTCGTCGCGGTGCGCCGCGGCGGCGAGGAGCTCGACCTCAACGGCCGTACGACCTCGGTCGCAGCGGTGTCCGTGGCCGCGGGAGAGAGCGACCGCGAGTGGCTCGGCGCATGGCTCACGGCCTCCGCCTCGCACGTCGTCGACCTCAGCGAGAGCGCACCCGACCAGAGCGGGCTTTCCTCGGCCGATCCGTCGGCCCGTCGTGAGGCGATGCAGGCCGAGCTGGCCGCCGTCCGCCGACCGCTCGACCGCGAGCTGCTCGTCGACGCCGTGTGGCGCGCGACCTGGCCGCACGACCGGCTGGTCTTCGGCTCCTCCCGCCTGGTGCGCGTGGCTGACGCGGTGCTCGGGGGCAAGAAGGTGCCCGTGCACGCGAACCGCGGCCTGGCCGGCATCGACGGCACGATCGCGACCGCGGTGGGCGTCGCGCTCGCGAGTCAGGCCGGGGGAGCGCCGGGCGTCACGCGGGTGCTGCTCGGCGACCTCGCCTTCCTGCACGACGTCGGCTCCCTCCTCCTCCCGCCCGACGAGAGCGAGCCGCGGCTGCAGGTCATCGTCGGGAACGACGGGGGCGGCACGATCTTCGACGGCCTCGAGGTCGCCGGTACGGCGGGTCGCGCTGCGCTCGACCGGGCGTTCTACACGCCGCACACCGTGCGCCTCGAGCACCTCGCGCGCGCCTACGGCTGGGAGTATCAGCGCATCACGACGCGCGCCGCGCTCGACCAGGCGCTCACGACGCCCGCGGGAGGGCGCCAGCTGATCGAGGTGCCTCTGAGCCGGTGA
- a CDS encoding polyphosphate kinase 2 family protein: MNAHSWSRTLQVGDGFRLADVDPSSTPGYHGRKSDGTRDLAAGLDELNGLQERLFAESRVGVASDSVLLILQAMDSAGKGGIVRHVVGGVDPQGVALTAFKAPTPEELSHDFLWRVERRLPEPGFIGVFDRSHYEDVLIGRVRQLAPADEIERRYGAINEFEARVAASGTRIVKVMLHISPDEQKARLMERLERPDKHWKYNPGDVDERMLWPQYMEAYQAVFDRTSTEAAPWHVIPADHKWYARLAVQELLLDALQQIDPQWPAADFDVEAEKKRLAAS; the protein is encoded by the coding sequence ATGAACGCGCACTCCTGGTCCCGCACCCTGCAGGTGGGCGACGGCTTCCGCCTCGCCGACGTCGACCCGTCGAGCACGCCGGGGTACCACGGTCGCAAGTCCGACGGCACGCGCGACCTCGCGGCGGGGCTCGACGAGCTGAACGGTCTGCAGGAGCGCCTGTTCGCCGAGAGTCGCGTCGGGGTCGCGAGCGATTCGGTGCTGCTGATCCTGCAGGCCATGGACTCCGCGGGCAAGGGTGGCATCGTGCGCCACGTCGTCGGCGGGGTCGACCCGCAGGGCGTCGCGCTGACGGCGTTCAAGGCGCCGACGCCCGAGGAACTCTCCCACGACTTCCTGTGGCGCGTCGAGCGTCGACTGCCTGAGCCGGGTTTCATCGGGGTGTTCGACCGGTCGCACTACGAGGACGTGCTGATCGGTCGCGTGCGGCAGCTCGCGCCGGCCGACGAGATCGAGCGGCGCTACGGCGCCATCAACGAGTTCGAGGCGCGGGTCGCCGCATCGGGAACCCGCATCGTGAAGGTCATGCTGCACATCTCGCCGGACGAGCAGAAGGCGCGCCTCATGGAGCGCCTCGAGCGTCCGGACAAGCACTGGAAGTACAACCCCGGCGACGTGGACGAACGGATGCTGTGGCCGCAGTACATGGAGGCGTACCAGGCGGTGTTCGACCGCACCTCCACCGAGGCTGCGCCCTGGCACGTGATCCCGGCGGATCACAAGTGGTACGCGCGCCTCGCCGTGCAGGAGCTGCTGCTCGACGCGCTGCAGCAGATCGATCCGCAGTGGCCGGCCGCCGATTTCGACGTCGAGGCCGAGAAGAAGCGCCTCGCCGCCAGCTGA
- a CDS encoding chorismate-binding protein yields the protein MSSRLVVRTREIDPIEDPLAYADPARPLAWLRRGDGIVAVGDDIVQTITVSAGTGRPRAAAIADAWRELSAEADIDDPLSLPGTGLVAFGALAFDEDSVADSVLAIPALVVGRHRGRTWLTSIRSSDDDRPRDAATRPYGPHWAGTVGPGAQTPQGYQDSVRRALTRIADGELSKVVLARDLTGSIPAGSDLRRLVRALSTGYPDTWAFAVDGLIGASPETLVTVQQRTVTARVLAGTIGRGADADADTAASAHLASSTKDLDEHQYAVQSVLASLRPHTRALAASEQPFLLKLPNLFHLATDVEGELAEGGSSLDLVGALHPTAAVAGTPTPVAIEAIRELEPFDRGRYAGPVGWVDAHGNGEWAIALRCAQFTTRDEGIAVTAYAGAGIVAGSDPESELLETRVKFRPLVDALA from the coding sequence GTGAGCAGCAGGCTTGTCGTGCGGACCCGAGAGATCGACCCGATCGAAGACCCCCTCGCCTACGCCGACCCCGCCCGACCGCTCGCCTGGCTGCGACGCGGTGACGGCATCGTCGCCGTCGGCGACGACATCGTGCAGACCATCACGGTCAGCGCGGGCACGGGCCGCCCTCGCGCGGCCGCGATCGCCGACGCCTGGCGCGAGCTCAGCGCCGAGGCCGACATCGACGACCCGCTCTCCCTCCCCGGCACCGGGCTCGTGGCGTTCGGGGCGCTCGCCTTCGACGAGGACTCCGTCGCCGACAGCGTGCTCGCCATCCCGGCCCTCGTGGTCGGACGCCACCGGGGCCGCACGTGGCTCACCAGCATCCGCTCCTCCGACGACGATCGGCCACGGGATGCCGCGACCCGGCCGTACGGCCCGCACTGGGCGGGCACCGTCGGGCCCGGAGCGCAGACTCCGCAGGGCTACCAGGACTCGGTGCGGCGCGCGCTCACACGCATCGCCGACGGCGAGCTGAGCAAGGTCGTGCTCGCCCGTGACCTCACCGGCAGCATCCCGGCCGGCTCCGATCTGCGCCGTCTCGTACGGGCCCTGTCGACCGGCTACCCCGATACCTGGGCGTTCGCGGTCGACGGTCTGATCGGCGCGAGCCCCGAGACGCTCGTCACCGTGCAGCAGCGCACCGTGACCGCGCGGGTGCTGGCCGGAACGATCGGACGCGGGGCGGATGCCGACGCCGACACCGCGGCATCCGCTCATCTGGCGTCCAGCACGAAGGATCTCGACGAACATCAGTACGCGGTCCAGAGCGTGCTCGCGTCGCTGCGCCCGCACACGCGGGCGCTCGCGGCGAGCGAGCAGCCGTTCCTGCTGAAGCTGCCGAACCTCTTCCACCTCGCGACCGACGTCGAGGGGGAACTGGCCGAGGGCGGGTCGTCGCTCGATCTCGTCGGCGCTCTGCATCCGACGGCGGCCGTCGCCGGCACTCCCACTCCCGTCGCCATCGAGGCGATCCGCGAGCTGGAGCCCTTCGACCGCGGACGCTACGCGGGTCCGGTCGGCTGGGTCGACGCCCACGGCAACGGCGAGTGGGCGATCGCGCTGCGCTGCGCGCAGTTCACGACCCGTGACGAGGGCATCGCCGTCACGGCGTACGCCGGCGCCGGGATCGTCGCGGGCTCGGATCCGGAGTCCGAGCTGCTGGAGACCCGGGTGAAGTTCCGCCCGCTGGTCGACGCACTGGCCTGA
- a CDS encoding class I SAM-dependent methyltransferase: MTPNDDNRADLGKDPSRVSGMFDQVAAGYDRTNTAMTVGNDALWRAATTRAVAPKPGEKILDLGAGTASSSASLARSGAEVVAADFSPGMLAEGQRRHGRMRNLSFVQADATDLPFADDEFDAVTMSYALRNVNDPKKALRELFRVTKPGGRLVINEFSTPPRPLFRSAYRFYNAQVLPRVARVAGTNGAAYDYLNESIREWPDQKTLAAWIRDAGWADVAYRNLSFGIVALHRARKPKSGATA; this comes from the coding sequence GTGACCCCGAACGATGACAACCGCGCCGACCTCGGCAAGGACCCCTCCCGCGTGAGCGGCATGTTCGATCAGGTCGCAGCGGGCTACGACCGCACGAACACCGCGATGACGGTCGGCAACGACGCGCTTTGGCGCGCCGCCACGACGCGGGCCGTCGCGCCGAAGCCGGGCGAGAAGATCCTCGATCTCGGCGCAGGCACCGCGTCGTCCTCCGCGTCCCTCGCCCGCAGCGGTGCCGAGGTGGTCGCCGCCGACTTCTCGCCGGGGATGCTCGCCGAGGGGCAGCGCCGCCACGGGCGCATGCGCAACCTCTCGTTCGTGCAGGCCGACGCGACCGACCTGCCGTTCGCCGACGACGAGTTCGATGCGGTGACCATGTCGTACGCGCTGCGCAACGTGAACGACCCGAAGAAGGCGCTGCGCGAGCTGTTCCGCGTCACCAAGCCCGGCGGCCGCCTTGTCATCAACGAGTTCTCGACGCCCCCTCGGCCGCTCTTCCGCTCGGCGTACCGCTTCTACAACGCGCAGGTGCTGCCCCGTGTGGCTCGGGTCGCCGGGACGAACGGCGCCGCGTACGACTACCTCAACGAGTCGATCAGGGAGTGGCCGGACCAGAAGACGCTCGCCGCGTGGATCCGGGATGCCGGGTGGGCCGACGTCGCCTACCGCAACCTGTCCTTCGGGATCGTCGCCCTGCATCGGGCGCGCAAGCCGAAGTCCGGCGCGACGGCGTGA
- a CDS encoding polyprenyl synthetase family protein → MTSSRVAPGSRLASRLGFSDRIFIGTAGRRIAQAIEDGLELVETGLADDVRVADPLADAASRYLYEAGGKRIRPVLTLLAAQLGDGNTEQVIDVAKALEITHLGSLYHDDVMDGADRRRGVPAAQTVWGNNIAILTGDILFSRASQLMSRLGERAIRLQADTFERLVLGQMHETIGAQPDDDPIDFYIQVLADKTGSLIAAATQGGVIFSNAPAEYEEPLRVYGEKIGVAFQLLDDVIDLSAKPEDTGKVPGTDLRAGVPTMPYLLLKAETDAASIDLAARIDDGVARIAAGEDPSILDDALAELRDHVGTEKTLALAHSWTRDAIDALTALPRGTVREALTRFAETLVERSS, encoded by the coding sequence GTGACTTCGAGCCGCGTAGCCCCGGGTTCGCGACTGGCGAGCCGTCTCGGTTTCAGCGACCGCATCTTCATCGGCACCGCCGGTCGTCGCATCGCCCAGGCCATCGAAGACGGGCTCGAGCTCGTCGAGACGGGTCTCGCGGACGACGTGCGAGTCGCCGACCCGTTGGCCGATGCCGCGAGCCGCTACCTGTACGAGGCGGGCGGCAAGCGCATCCGCCCCGTGCTCACCCTTCTCGCCGCGCAGCTCGGCGACGGCAACACCGAGCAGGTCATCGACGTCGCGAAGGCGCTCGAGATCACGCACCTCGGCTCGCTGTATCACGACGACGTCATGGACGGAGCCGACCGCCGCCGCGGCGTCCCGGCCGCGCAGACGGTGTGGGGCAACAACATCGCGATCCTCACGGGCGACATCCTCTTCTCCCGCGCGAGCCAGCTCATGTCGCGGCTCGGGGAGCGGGCTATCCGCCTGCAGGCAGACACGTTCGAACGTCTCGTGCTCGGTCAGATGCACGAGACCATCGGGGCGCAGCCCGACGACGACCCCATCGACTTCTACATCCAGGTGCTCGCCGACAAGACGGGCTCGCTCATCGCCGCGGCGACGCAGGGCGGCGTGATCTTCTCGAACGCCCCCGCCGAGTACGAGGAGCCGCTGCGCGTCTACGGCGAGAAGATCGGCGTGGCGTTCCAGCTGCTCGACGACGTCATCGATCTGTCGGCGAAGCCGGAAGACACCGGCAAGGTGCCCGGCACCGATCTGCGTGCGGGCGTTCCGACGATGCCGTACCTGCTGCTGAAGGCCGAGACCGACGCGGCGTCGATCGATCTCGCCGCGCGCATCGACGACGGCGTGGCTCGCATCGCCGCCGGCGAGGATCCCTCGATCCTCGACGACGCCCTCGCCGAGCTGCGCGATCACGTCGGCACCGAGAAGACCCTCGCGCTCGCGCACTCCTGGACGCGCGATGCGATCGACGCGCTCACCGCGCTTCCCCGGGGAACCGTGCGCGAGGCGCTGACGCGTTTCGCAGAGACCCTCGTCGAACGCTCCAGCTGA
- a CDS encoding FAD-dependent oxidoreductase, whose translation MTKLRLAIVGAGPAGIYAADILLKAERKFDVSIDLFEQLPAPYGLVRYGVAPDHPRIKGIITALRDVLDRGDIRLFGNVRFGEDITLDDLKKHYNAVIFATGAIRDTTLDIPGIDAVASYGAADYVSWFDGHPDVPREWPLDAASVGVLGNGNVALDVARMLAKHAEDLLVTEVPENVYQGLQASQVTDVHVFGRRGPAQVKFTPLELRELGELRDVDMVVYDEDFDYDDASKDAVASNKQVMVIDRILQSWRKRDSVNNAGGTASRRLHLHFWARPVEVRTDESGRVAALVYERTQPDGQGGAVGTGEMREVPLQALYRAIGYFGSPLPGVPFDKKHGVIPNREGQVLAKDSNQQLPGVYATGWIKRGPVGLIGHTKSDAMETVRHIINDQGSWWHPEDPSEDAVVALLQERGVKWTDLDGWHRLDEHEISLGAPHERARVKVVPRDEMVRVSRGE comes from the coding sequence ATGACCAAGCTCAGACTGGCCATCGTCGGGGCGGGCCCCGCCGGGATCTACGCGGCCGACATCCTCCTCAAAGCCGAGCGCAAGTTCGACGTCTCCATCGACCTGTTCGAGCAGCTTCCGGCGCCCTACGGCCTCGTGCGCTACGGCGTCGCGCCCGACCACCCGCGCATCAAGGGCATCATCACGGCGCTGCGCGACGTGCTCGACCGCGGTGACATCCGCCTGTTCGGCAATGTCCGGTTCGGCGAGGACATCACTCTCGACGACCTCAAGAAGCACTACAACGCGGTGATCTTCGCGACCGGGGCGATTCGCGACACGACGCTCGACATCCCGGGGATCGACGCGGTCGCCTCGTACGGCGCGGCCGACTACGTGAGCTGGTTCGACGGCCACCCCGACGTGCCGCGCGAATGGCCGCTGGATGCGGCATCCGTCGGCGTCCTCGGCAACGGCAACGTCGCGCTCGACGTCGCCCGCATGCTCGCGAAGCACGCCGAGGATCTGCTCGTGACCGAGGTTCCCGAGAACGTGTACCAGGGGCTCCAGGCGAGCCAGGTGACCGATGTGCACGTGTTCGGCCGTCGCGGCCCGGCGCAGGTGAAGTTCACGCCCCTCGAGCTGCGCGAGCTCGGCGAACTGCGCGACGTCGACATGGTCGTCTACGACGAGGACTTCGACTATGACGACGCCTCGAAGGACGCCGTCGCCAGCAACAAGCAGGTCATGGTGATCGACCGCATCCTGCAGTCGTGGCGCAAGCGCGATTCCGTGAACAACGCCGGCGGCACGGCATCCCGCCGTCTGCACCTGCACTTCTGGGCGCGTCCGGTCGAGGTGCGCACCGACGAGTCGGGCCGCGTGGCGGCGCTCGTCTACGAGCGCACTCAGCCCGACGGCCAGGGCGGCGCGGTGGGCACAGGGGAGATGCGCGAGGTTCCGCTGCAGGCCCTCTACCGCGCGATCGGCTACTTCGGATCGCCGCTGCCCGGCGTCCCGTTCGACAAGAAGCACGGCGTGATCCCGAACCGCGAGGGCCAGGTGCTGGCGAAGGACTCGAACCAGCAACTGCCCGGCGTCTACGCGACCGGCTGGATCAAGCGCGGACCCGTCGGCCTCATCGGCCACACGAAGTCGGATGCCATGGAGACCGTGCGCCACATCATCAACGACCAGGGGTCGTGGTGGCATCCCGAGGACCCGTCTGAGGATGCCGTCGTCGCGCTGCTTCAGGAGCGCGGCGTGAAGTGGACCGATCTCGACGGCTGGCACCGTCTCGACGAGCACGAGATCTCGCTCGGCGCGCCGCACGAGCGTGCGCGCGTCAAGGTCGTGCCGCGCGACGAGATGGTGCGCGTCTCCCGGGGCGAGTGA
- a CDS encoding alpha/beta hydrolase, producing MADWIPDVLGDEFEQLTLDLGSDDEGPVVATLVRALPQEASWWHRALGRTKPLRDVDVLYVHGWSDYFFQKRLARFWTARGARFFALDLRKYGRSLRDGQTPGFITDLSTYDEDIAAALEAMGRGGEGRSSGRRLVLLGHSTGGLTLSLWASRHPRTADAVILNSPWLEFQVASARPLIAPVAELQARWAPRDVAPQVDLGFYTRAQQEVADDTDPMDIDLTWRPAQTMAVHAGWFHAILVGHGAVAAGLAIDAPVCVLLSARSAPPTRWSDDLTRVDSVLVVDDIARASLKLGPSVTVERIDGALHDVFLSRHDAREEAYARLARWVTGWTAAR from the coding sequence ATGGCTGACTGGATCCCCGACGTCCTCGGCGACGAGTTCGAGCAACTGACGCTCGACCTCGGCTCCGATGACGAGGGTCCCGTGGTCGCCACGCTCGTGCGCGCGCTCCCGCAGGAGGCGTCGTGGTGGCATCGGGCCCTGGGCCGCACGAAGCCACTGCGCGATGTGGACGTGCTCTATGTGCACGGCTGGTCGGACTACTTCTTCCAGAAGCGCCTCGCCCGGTTCTGGACGGCGCGCGGCGCGCGGTTCTTCGCACTGGACCTCCGCAAGTACGGAAGGAGCCTGCGAGACGGGCAGACTCCCGGATTCATCACGGATCTGTCGACCTACGACGAGGACATCGCCGCCGCCCTCGAGGCGATGGGTCGCGGCGGAGAGGGACGGTCGTCGGGGCGCCGGCTCGTTCTGCTCGGACATTCGACGGGTGGTCTGACCCTCAGCCTCTGGGCGTCACGGCATCCGAGGACCGCGGATGCGGTGATCCTGAACAGTCCCTGGCTGGAGTTCCAGGTCGCGTCCGCTCGACCGCTCATTGCGCCGGTCGCCGAACTCCAAGCTCGGTGGGCGCCGCGAGACGTCGCGCCGCAGGTCGACCTCGGCTTCTACACGCGCGCCCAGCAGGAGGTCGCCGACGACACCGACCCGATGGACATCGATCTCACCTGGCGGCCGGCGCAGACCATGGCGGTGCACGCGGGGTGGTTCCACGCGATCCTCGTCGGGCACGGAGCCGTGGCGGCAGGACTCGCGATCGATGCGCCCGTGTGCGTGCTGCTCTCGGCGAGGTCGGCTCCGCCGACGCGGTGGTCGGACGATCTCACTCGCGTCGACTCCGTCCTCGTGGTGGATGACATCGCCCGGGCGTCTCTCAAGCTGGGACCCTCGGTGACGGTCGAGCGGATCGACGGCGCCCTGCACGACGTGTTCCTCTCCCGGCATGACGCTCGCGAGGAGGCGTACGCGCGACTCGCGCGGTGGGTGACGGGGTGGACTGCCGCTCGCTGA
- a CDS encoding GntR family transcriptional regulator: MKSKTNSMTTVREGKQLLAEEVFQHIGAQIVDGELPPGHRIRDVDVAEELHVSRTPVREALQRLERLGLVMMYPSRYTEVTAVTPDVVEQTLEFAGYQAGMAARMGVARMSTEDRDRLAVLIDEMSKGVSPHEHVFESRWAVFAFLSGRSRNAQHQFLLNDASMALARNLRAWRVPVTDHERMLGIYREFREAVLTADADTAERLAREMHYV, translated from the coding sequence ATGAAAAGCAAGACCAACTCGATGACGACCGTGCGCGAGGGGAAGCAGCTCCTGGCCGAGGAGGTCTTCCAGCACATCGGTGCGCAGATCGTCGACGGGGAGCTCCCACCGGGGCACCGGATCCGCGATGTCGACGTGGCCGAGGAGCTCCACGTCTCGCGCACTCCCGTACGCGAGGCGCTCCAGAGGCTCGAGCGCCTCGGACTCGTGATGATGTACCCGAGCCGCTACACCGAGGTCACCGCCGTGACCCCCGACGTGGTCGAGCAGACCCTCGAGTTCGCCGGCTACCAGGCGGGCATGGCGGCGCGGATGGGCGTCGCCCGCATGTCGACGGAGGACCGGGACCGGCTCGCCGTGCTCATCGACGAGATGTCGAAGGGGGTCTCCCCCCACGAGCACGTGTTCGAGAGCCGCTGGGCGGTCTTCGCCTTCCTGAGCGGGCGCAGTCGCAACGCTCAGCACCAGTTCCTCCTGAACGACGCCAGCATGGCCCTGGCCAGGAACCTGCGCGCGTGGCGGGTGCCGGTCACCGATCACGAACGGATGCTGGGCATCTATCGCGAGTTCCGCGAGGCAGTGCTCACTGCCGATGCCGATACCGCGGAGCGCCTGGCCCGCGAGATGCACTACGTCTGA
- a CDS encoding YajQ family cyclic di-GMP-binding protein: MADSSFDIVSKVDHQEAENALNQARKEIEQRYDFKGTGASIAWSGEQVLITANTEERANAVLDVFQSKLIKRGISLKSLESGDPFASGKEFRIVSSLKDGISSENAKKIGKIIRDEGPKGVKSQIQGDELRVQSKSRDDLQAVIALLKGSDLDIDLQFINYR; the protein is encoded by the coding sequence ATGGCTGACAGTTCCTTTGACATCGTCTCGAAAGTGGATCACCAGGAGGCCGAGAACGCCCTCAACCAGGCCCGCAAGGAGATCGAGCAGCGCTACGACTTCAAGGGCACCGGCGCGTCGATCGCCTGGAGCGGCGAGCAGGTCCTGATCACCGCCAACACGGAGGAGCGCGCGAACGCGGTGCTGGACGTCTTCCAGTCGAAGCTCATCAAGCGCGGCATCTCGCTCAAGAGCCTCGAGTCCGGCGATCCCTTCGCGAGCGGCAAGGAGTTCCGCATCGTTTCCTCGCTCAAGGACGGCATCTCGTCGGAGAACGCGAAGAAGATCGGCAAGATCATCCGCGACGAGGGCCCGAAGGGCGTCAAGAGCCAGATCCAGGGCGACGAGCTGCGGGTGCAGTCGAAGAGCCGTGACGACCTCCAGGCCGTCATCGCGCTGCTCAAGGGCTCGGACCTCGACATCGACCTGCAGTTCATCAACTACCGCTGA
- a CDS encoding ABC transporter produces MSDPEVPQPERRKDVDDVVDSANAGLDAAEAARADVPGRSTTDAAADDVPASRSDHAVDPDLAAFEAAERDHPGTFSTPELNDLARSEERDSAFPERDADATAVHSAPVVHSESSMASAAYSAPDDTETRVVPSEPVVAERTEAAEPVGAPAFAQQPIFVQAPEPPRERGNRGTAGAIGLLATLAFAILYLGTTLGLGAWTGDVTAENLGESALAPLTTWGFWVPVVVFFLGFWLLGAFINRGRWGLWVVFGIIVGVFAYGGHLLGQLFEERFWLLTAREGSELIGEQLFAPLAIAAFVFGRELTIWFGAWVARSGARKTELNAEAQREYERTLEAGPTLSR; encoded by the coding sequence ATGAGTGACCCCGAGGTTCCCCAGCCCGAGCGGCGGAAGGACGTCGATGACGTCGTCGACAGCGCGAACGCTGGTCTCGACGCCGCCGAGGCCGCCCGAGCGGACGTCCCCGGACGTTCGACGACGGATGCCGCGGCGGACGACGTGCCCGCATCGCGCAGCGACCACGCCGTCGACCCCGATCTCGCCGCCTTCGAAGCGGCCGAGCGCGACCACCCCGGCACGTTCTCCACGCCGGAGCTGAACGACCTCGCGCGGTCCGAGGAGCGCGACTCCGCGTTCCCCGAGCGGGATGCCGACGCCACGGCCGTCCACTCGGCGCCCGTCGTGCACAGCGAGTCGAGCATGGCGTCCGCCGCGTACTCCGCGCCGGACGACACCGAGACCCGCGTGGTGCCGTCGGAGCCGGTCGTCGCCGAGCGGACCGAGGCGGCGGAGCCCGTCGGAGCGCCGGCCTTCGCCCAGCAGCCCATTTTCGTCCAGGCTCCCGAGCCGCCGCGGGAGCGCGGCAACCGAGGGACCGCCGGAGCCATCGGCCTCCTCGCCACCCTGGCGTTCGCGATCCTCTACCTGGGCACGACCCTCGGTCTCGGGGCGTGGACCGGAGACGTCACCGCCGAGAACCTCGGCGAATCGGCCCTCGCGCCGCTGACGACCTGGGGCTTCTGGGTTCCGGTCGTGGTGTTCTTCCTCGGCTTCTGGCTGCTCGGGGCGTTCATCAACCGTGGCCGCTGGGGCCTGTGGGTCGTGTTCGGCATCATCGTCGGCGTCTTCGCCTATGGAGGCCACCTGCTCGGCCAGCTGTTCGAGGAGCGGTTCTGGCTGCTCACCGCGCGCGAGGGAAGCGAACTGATCGGCGAGCAGCTGTTCGCGCCGCTCGCGATCGCCGCCTTCGTGTTCGGCCGCGAGCTGACCATCTGGTTCGGAGCCTGGGTCGCCCGCAGCGGTGCCCGCAAGACCGAGCTCAACGCCGAGGCGCAGCGCGAGTACGAGCGCACGCTCGAGGCGGGCCCTACCCTCTCGAGGTGA